Proteins encoded by one window of Cydia fagiglandana chromosome Z, ilCydFagi1.1, whole genome shotgun sequence:
- the LOC134679080 gene encoding neuronal acetylcholine receptor subunit alpha-5-like, with amino-acid sequence MLQQWQAGCVPADGQSSNRMRPSMLPRTYPVRALALWACVLLARADTDDCPNKKEEVTEDARLRKDLKCAYNSEYRPVLHHQDTVNVEVGFLLKYISFDYLEETFTVHSWVTMTWKDEFLKWKPSDYAGINMTLLESHEIWTPRLALFNADASRYQSDSFYTTCKVRNNGSVTCVPHMAHSGICRTTLRRWPYDAQNCTLYFGSWMHTGEQINFTFDAAQAVNTDEYQDGPGWRLLHVAKKRFPGKYSCCPNDTYPMLKYTFVMQREAAGPAAIVVVPSIAIVILTLISLMLDIKDNTRLIVACFSLFCHFIFLTEIGYDIPKESADTPIILLFIRDSMVVSLFAVLLTLVLMSLRTRASPPPTWLLRVTRFVAAGPVKYAVFTEFDPDRASDEKVTLSEDDAGTSAVEEPKEVSSWLQLSNIMNSAVFIVSLITYAVLLGVYIPRDPY; translated from the coding sequence ATGTTACAGCAATGGCAGGCCGGGTGTGTGCCAGCAGACGGCCAGTCATCGAATCGGATGCGGCCCAGCATGTTGCCTCGAACTTACCCCGTCCGCGCACTGGCGCTGTGGGCGTGCGTTCTCCTTGCGCGCGCGGACACGGACGACTGCCCCAACAAGAAAGAGGAGGTCACTGAAGACGCGCGTCTCCGAAAAGACCTCAAATGCGCCTACAACAGCGAGTACCGCCCCGTTCTCCACCACCAGGACACGGTCAACGTAGAGGTCGGCTTCCTACTTAAATACATTAGCTTTGATTACCTAGAAGAAACCTTCACAGTTCACAGCTGGGTGACGATGACGTGGAAAGACGAATTCTTGAAATGGAAACCTAGTGACTATGCAGGTATAAACATGACATTACTAGAGAGTCACGAAATATGGACCCCGCGACTAGCATTGTTCAACGCAGACGCCAGCAGGTACCAGTCAGATTCATTCTACACGACCTGCAAAGTGCGCAACAATGGCTCGGTGACGTGCGTGCCTCACATGGCGCACTCGGGCATCTGCCGCACGACCTTGCGTCGCTGGCCCTATGATGCCCAAAACTGCACTTTATATTTTGGATCCTGGATGCACACAGGGGAGCAGATCAACTTTACTTTTGACGCCGCCCAAGCTGTCAATACTGACGAATACCAGGATGGGCCCGGCTGGAGACTTTTGCACGTGGCTAAAAAAAGATTTCCCGGTAAATATTCCTGTTGTCCGAATGATACTTATCCGATGTTAAAATACACGTTTGTCATGCAGCGCGAAGCGGCGGGCCCTGCGGCCATCGTTGTCGTTCCTTCTATAGCCATCGTCATATTGACGTTGATATCGTTAATGTTGGATATCAAGGATAATACGAGGTTAATAGTGGCGTGTTTCAGTCTTTTCTGTCACTTTATATTTCTAACGGAAATCGGCTACGACATACCCAAGGAGAGCGCGGACACGCCCATTATTCTATTGTTCATACGAGACTCGATGGTGGTATCGCTGTTTGCGGTGTTGCTAACGCTGGTGCTGATGTCGCTGCGGACGCGCgcgtcgccgccgccgacgtGGCTGCTGCGGGTGACGCGCTTCGTGGCCGCGGGCCCCGTCAAATACGCCGTCTTCACCGAGTTCGACCCTGATCGCGCCTCGGACGAGAAGGTTACGCTCTCAGAAGACGACGCCGGAACCAGTGCGGTCGAGGAACCAAAGGAAGTATCATCCTGGCTGCAACTGTCGAATATTATGAACAGCGCCGTGTTCATTGTTTCGCTGATAACTTACGCAGTGTTATTAGGCGTTTACATTCCGAGGGACCCTTATTAA